In one Knoellia sp. p5-6-4 genomic region, the following are encoded:
- a CDS encoding MFS transporter: MRTASSLQLGLRENAAQFSLLVAVNALVGGMLGQERTVLPLLGEQEFGLRAHTAGLTFILVFGLAKAGTNYVAGAWSDRWGRKPVLVAGWLVAVPVPLLLIWAPTWGWVIFANVLLGISQGLTWSTTVVMKIDLVGPARRGLAMGLNEAAGYAAVAVTALATGYLAQTYGLRPAPFLLGVAFAALGLGLSTLAVRETREHARLEAANHVARADGRHDHLHGELTDRQVFTQTSFREPALSSASQAGLVNNLNDGLAWGLFPILFAGAGLSVARIGILAALYPAVWGAGQLVTGALSDRWGRKWLIASGMWLQAVALGLVALADAFAAWAVAAALLGAGTALVYPTLLASIGDVAHPAWRARAVGIYRLWRDGGFAVGALLAGIVADLLGVRAAVWTVAALTAVSGLVVAVRMYETHHRPAPTGGPAADRKVVLDG; encoded by the coding sequence ATGAGGACGGCGAGCTCCCTGCAGCTGGGCCTTCGAGAGAACGCGGCCCAGTTCAGCCTCCTGGTCGCGGTCAACGCGCTCGTCGGCGGGATGCTCGGCCAGGAGCGCACCGTGCTCCCCCTGCTCGGCGAGCAGGAGTTCGGGCTGCGCGCCCACACGGCCGGCCTGACGTTCATCCTCGTGTTCGGCCTGGCCAAGGCCGGCACCAACTACGTCGCGGGCGCCTGGTCTGACCGCTGGGGGCGCAAGCCCGTCCTCGTGGCCGGCTGGCTCGTGGCCGTGCCGGTGCCGCTGCTGCTGATCTGGGCGCCGACGTGGGGCTGGGTCATCTTCGCCAACGTGCTCCTGGGCATCAGCCAGGGGCTGACCTGGTCGACCACCGTGGTGATGAAGATCGACCTGGTCGGCCCCGCTCGGCGCGGCCTCGCGATGGGCCTCAACGAGGCCGCCGGGTATGCCGCGGTGGCAGTCACCGCGCTGGCCACCGGATATCTCGCGCAGACCTACGGCCTGCGGCCTGCACCGTTCCTGCTGGGGGTCGCCTTCGCGGCCCTTGGCCTGGGCCTGTCGACGCTCGCGGTGCGGGAGACCCGCGAGCACGCCCGGCTCGAGGCGGCCAACCACGTCGCGCGTGCCGACGGCAGGCACGACCACCTCCACGGTGAGCTCACCGACCGGCAGGTCTTCACCCAGACCAGCTTCCGCGAGCCGGCCCTGTCCTCGGCCAGCCAGGCCGGCCTGGTCAACAACCTCAACGACGGCCTGGCGTGGGGGCTCTTCCCGATCCTCTTCGCCGGCGCCGGCCTCTCCGTGGCCAGGATCGGCATCCTCGCCGCCCTCTACCCGGCCGTGTGGGGCGCCGGGCAGCTGGTCACCGGCGCCCTGTCCGACCGGTGGGGCCGCAAGTGGCTCATCGCCTCCGGCATGTGGCTCCAGGCGGTCGCGCTCGGCCTGGTCGCCCTGGCCGACGCGTTCGCGGCCTGGGCCGTCGCCGCCGCCCTGCTCGGTGCGGGCACCGCCCTGGTCTACCCCACCCTGCTGGCCTCGATCGGTGACGTCGCCCACCCGGCCTGGCGGGCCCGCGCGGTCGGGATCTACCGGCTCTGGCGCGACGGCGGGTTCGCGGTCGGCGCGCTCCTCGCTGGCATCGTCGCCGACCTGCTCGGGGTCCGTGCAGCCGTGTGGACCGTGGCGGCCCTGACCGCCGTCTCGGGACTGGTCGTCGCGGTACGTATGTACGAGACCCATCACCGCCCGGCGCCAACAGGTGGGCCCGCGGCCGACAGGAAGGTCGTCCTCGATGGGTGA
- a CDS encoding heavy metal translocating P-type ATPase — MTTHVEDAQQQSRDVELVIGGMTCASCAARIEKKLNKMPGVSASVNYATEKARVHFSADVAPEDLVATVEATGYTAALPAPPSQDQPAEDAGQRAKDEEAAAWRQRLVVSAVLTVPVLLMSMVPALQFDNWQWLSLTLASPVVVWGALPFHRAAWTNLRHGAATMDTLISVGVGAAYLWSLWALFFTHAGTTGMRMPFELLPSRAGGDVHIYLEVAAAVTTFIVAGRYFEARAKRTSGAALRALLDMGAKDVAVLRDGTEVRMPVGRLSTGDQFVVRPGEKIATDGVVVSGTSAVDASMLTGESVPVEVGPGDAVVGATVNAGGRLVVEATRVGSDTQLAQMARLVEEAQNGKAEVQRLADRVSAVFVPIVIGLSLATLAAWLLTGHSATASFTAAVAVLIIACPCALGLATPTALLVGTGRGAQLGILIKGPQILESTRRVDTVVLDKTGTVTTGQMSMTDVHPAEGESAEEVLAVAGALEDASEHPIGRAVAGYARGAGHTLAPVEGFEGHGGNGVSGVVDGRAAMAGRRSWLAEQWSLTAPDSLVPLAEAAQAHGRTPVWVAWDGAVRAVVVVSDTVKESSAQAVAELRELGLRPVLLTGDNARAAWAVAEQIEISPDDVVAEVLPADKVDVVKRLQDEGAVVAMVGDGVNDAAALAQADLGLAMGTGTDVAIEASDLTLVSGDLRAAPDAIRLARATLGTIKGNLFWAFAYNVAALPLAALGLLNPLIAGAAMAFSSVFVVSNSLRLRHFTPTR, encoded by the coding sequence ATGACCACCCACGTGGAAGACGCGCAGCAGCAGAGCCGCGATGTCGAGCTCGTGATCGGGGGCATGACCTGCGCCTCGTGCGCCGCCCGCATCGAGAAGAAGCTCAACAAGATGCCGGGCGTCTCGGCCAGCGTGAACTACGCCACCGAGAAGGCCCGGGTGCACTTCTCCGCCGACGTCGCCCCCGAGGACCTCGTCGCCACTGTCGAGGCCACCGGCTACACCGCCGCCCTTCCCGCCCCGCCTTCGCAGGACCAGCCGGCCGAGGACGCCGGCCAGCGCGCCAAGGACGAGGAGGCTGCGGCCTGGCGCCAGCGACTGGTCGTCTCTGCCGTCCTCACGGTCCCGGTGCTGCTCATGTCGATGGTGCCGGCCCTGCAGTTCGACAACTGGCAGTGGTTGTCGCTGACCCTCGCCTCGCCCGTCGTCGTCTGGGGCGCCCTGCCCTTCCACCGCGCCGCCTGGACCAACCTGCGCCACGGCGCCGCCACGATGGACACGCTGATCTCGGTCGGCGTCGGCGCGGCATACCTCTGGTCGCTCTGGGCACTGTTCTTCACGCACGCCGGCACCACCGGCATGCGGATGCCGTTCGAACTGCTGCCCAGCCGCGCCGGCGGCGACGTCCACATCTACCTCGAGGTGGCCGCGGCCGTCACGACGTTCATCGTCGCGGGCCGCTACTTCGAGGCTCGCGCCAAGCGCACCTCCGGCGCCGCCCTGCGGGCGCTGCTCGACATGGGCGCCAAGGACGTCGCCGTGCTGCGTGACGGCACCGAGGTCCGTATGCCGGTGGGCCGGCTCTCCACGGGAGATCAGTTCGTGGTGCGCCCCGGAGAGAAGATCGCCACCGACGGCGTGGTCGTCAGCGGCACCTCGGCGGTCGACGCCTCGATGCTGACCGGCGAGTCGGTGCCGGTCGAGGTCGGCCCCGGCGACGCGGTCGTCGGCGCCACCGTGAACGCCGGCGGACGACTGGTCGTGGAGGCCACCCGGGTCGGGTCCGACACCCAGCTGGCCCAGATGGCGCGGCTGGTCGAGGAGGCGCAGAACGGCAAGGCCGAGGTGCAGCGCCTCGCCGACCGGGTCTCCGCCGTCTTCGTCCCCATCGTCATCGGTCTGTCTCTGGCGACGCTGGCGGCCTGGCTGCTGACGGGGCACTCGGCCACGGCGTCGTTCACCGCCGCCGTCGCCGTGCTGATCATCGCCTGCCCCTGCGCCCTCGGGCTGGCCACGCCCACCGCGCTGCTCGTCGGCACAGGTCGGGGCGCGCAGCTCGGCATCCTCATCAAGGGTCCGCAGATCCTCGAGTCCACCCGCCGGGTCGACACGGTCGTGCTCGACAAGACCGGCACCGTCACCACCGGGCAGATGAGCATGACCGATGTGCACCCCGCCGAGGGCGAGTCCGCCGAGGAGGTGCTGGCGGTCGCCGGCGCCCTGGAGGACGCCTCCGAACACCCCATCGGGCGAGCGGTCGCCGGGTACGCCCGGGGGGCCGGACACACGCTGGCCCCGGTCGAGGGCTTCGAGGGCCACGGCGGCAACGGCGTCTCCGGCGTGGTCGACGGCCGCGCGGCCATGGCCGGACGCCGGTCATGGCTGGCCGAGCAGTGGTCACTCACCGCGCCCGACAGCCTCGTCCCGCTCGCAGAGGCGGCGCAGGCGCACGGCCGCACGCCCGTGTGGGTGGCCTGGGACGGAGCCGTCCGGGCGGTCGTCGTGGTCTCCGACACCGTCAAGGAGTCGTCGGCGCAGGCCGTCGCCGAGCTGCGCGAGCTGGGCCTGCGGCCGGTGCTGCTCACGGGCGACAACGCCCGGGCGGCCTGGGCCGTGGCCGAACAGATCGAAATCTCCCCCGACGACGTCGTCGCCGAGGTGCTGCCGGCCGACAAGGTCGACGTGGTCAAGCGCCTGCAGGACGAGGGCGCCGTGGTGGCCATGGTGGGTGACGGCGTGAACGACGCCGCAGCGCTGGCGCAGGCCGACCTCGGCCTGGCCATGGGCACCGGCACCGACGTCGCGATCGAGGCCTCCGACCTGACCCTGGTCAGCGGCGACCTGCGGGCGGCGCCTGACGCGATCAGGCTGGCCCGTGCCACGCTGGGGACCATCAAGGGCAACCTGTTCTGGGCGTTCGCCTACAACGTGGCGGCCCTGCCGCTGGCGGCGCTCGGCCTGCTCAACCCGTTGATCGCGGGAGCCGCGATGGCGTTCAGCTCGGTGTTCGTCGTGAGCAACAGCCTGCGCCTGCGCCACTTCACCCCGACCCGCTGA
- a CDS encoding heavy-metal-associated domain-containing protein — translation MSTQTFSVTGMTCGHCVSAVSSELKEIPGVTDVTVDLVAGGTSAVTVASNSPVSESDVAAALDEAGDYQLA, via the coding sequence GTGAGCACCCAGACCTTCAGCGTCACCGGCATGACCTGCGGCCACTGCGTGAGCGCCGTCAGCAGCGAGCTCAAGGAGATCCCGGGCGTCACCGACGTCACCGTCGACCTCGTCGCCGGCGGCACCTCTGCGGTGACCGTGGCCAGCAACTCCCCCGTGAGCGAGTCGGACGTCGCGGCGGCCCTCGACGAGGCCGGCGACTACCAGCTCGCCTGA
- a CDS encoding metal-sensitive transcriptional regulator, producing MTEHEPHPAVIPGYIDNKDAQLKRLRRIEGQVRGLQRMVDADTYCIDILTQVSAATKALEAVALGLLDDHLRHCMAHAASDPVELDEKVTEASVAIARLVRS from the coding sequence ATGACCGAGCACGAGCCGCACCCCGCCGTCATCCCGGGCTACATCGACAACAAGGACGCCCAGCTCAAGCGCCTGCGCCGCATCGAGGGCCAGGTCCGCGGGCTGCAGCGGATGGTCGACGCCGACACCTACTGCATCGACATCCTGACGCAGGTCTCCGCCGCCACCAAGGCCCTCGAGGCCGTGGCCCTCGGCCTGCTCGACGACCACCTGCGTCACTGCATGGCACACGCCGCCAGCGACCCGGTGGAGCTCGACGAGAAGGTCACCGAGGCCTCGGTGGCGATCGCGCGGCTGGTCCGGTCATGA
- a CDS encoding phospholipid carrier-dependent glycosyltransferase, giving the protein MTRTEQLRSRLLGYRPTDVFWGWAGPLALALVGGLMRFWSLGRPDQLVFDETYYVKQGVSMLRHGVEMRVPDSLKKPDELFTNGTPDVFGTEGDLVVHPPVGKWVIAGGEWLFGQTSSFGWRFSVALLGTLSILMIGRAARRMFGSTLLGTVAAFLLAFEGHHFVHSRTGLLDIIVMFWALAAFCALLIDRDRSRALLAERVAARSPAGLPSRLGWGPWLGARPWRWVAGACLGLAAGTKWSGLFFLVAFGLMTVWWDMGARRAAGVRHWFWATIVKDGLFAALALVGATLATYLVSWVGWFRSTAGYDRQWAAENPRWGWSWVPDPLLSLWKYHQEIYTFHVGLTSDHPYKTNPWSWMVQGRPTSFFYEGPKKGQDGCAVEQCSKAITSIGTVSIWWLGAIAVFVLLYHWLLRRDWRAGAVLAGLAGGYLPWFNYQHRTIYSFYSIAFEPWVVLGVVFVLGLVLGRRGASWRRRQWGLYAVGGYLLLTLALFAWFWPIYTAQVIPQPQWSDRMWFPSWI; this is encoded by the coding sequence ATGACGCGCACCGAGCAGCTGCGATCCCGCCTGCTCGGATACCGGCCCACCGACGTGTTCTGGGGCTGGGCGGGCCCGCTGGCCCTGGCGCTGGTCGGCGGCCTCATGCGCTTCTGGTCGCTCGGCCGCCCCGACCAGCTCGTCTTCGACGAGACCTACTACGTCAAGCAGGGCGTCTCGATGCTGCGCCACGGCGTCGAGATGCGGGTGCCCGACTCGCTGAAGAAGCCCGACGAGCTCTTCACCAACGGGACGCCCGACGTGTTCGGCACCGAAGGTGACCTGGTGGTGCACCCTCCCGTGGGCAAGTGGGTCATCGCGGGCGGCGAGTGGCTCTTCGGGCAGACCTCGTCCTTCGGCTGGCGCTTCTCCGTGGCCCTGCTGGGCACCCTGTCGATCCTCATGATCGGGCGGGCGGCGCGGCGGATGTTCGGCTCGACCCTGCTCGGCACCGTCGCGGCCTTCCTGCTCGCGTTCGAGGGGCACCACTTCGTGCACTCGCGCACCGGGCTGCTCGACATCATCGTGATGTTCTGGGCGCTGGCGGCGTTCTGCGCGCTGCTCATCGACCGCGACCGGTCGCGGGCCCTGCTCGCCGAGCGTGTGGCGGCCCGCTCCCCGGCCGGACTGCCGTCACGTCTGGGCTGGGGCCCGTGGCTCGGCGCGCGCCCGTGGCGCTGGGTGGCGGGCGCCTGCCTCGGGCTCGCCGCCGGCACGAAGTGGTCGGGGCTGTTCTTCCTCGTGGCCTTCGGGCTCATGACCGTCTGGTGGGACATGGGCGCCCGCCGTGCGGCCGGGGTGCGGCACTGGTTCTGGGCGACCATCGTCAAGGACGGCCTGTTCGCCGCGCTCGCCCTGGTGGGTGCGACGCTGGCCACCTACCTGGTCTCCTGGGTCGGCTGGTTCCGCTCGACCGCCGGCTACGACCGCCAGTGGGCGGCGGAGAACCCGCGTTGGGGGTGGAGCTGGGTGCCCGACCCGCTGCTGTCCCTGTGGAAGTACCACCAGGAGATCTACACCTTCCACGTCGGGCTGACCTCCGACCACCCCTACAAGACCAACCCGTGGTCGTGGATGGTCCAGGGGCGTCCGACCTCCTTCTTCTACGAGGGCCCGAAGAAGGGCCAGGACGGCTGCGCGGTCGAGCAGTGCTCCAAGGCGATCACCTCCATCGGCACGGTCTCCATCTGGTGGCTGGGCGCGATCGCGGTCTTCGTGCTCCTCTACCACTGGCTGCTGCGCCGGGACTGGCGCGCCGGCGCCGTGCTCGCGGGCCTGGCCGGCGGCTACCTGCCCTGGTTCAACTACCAGCACCGCACGATCTACTCGTTCTACTCGATCGCCTTCGAGCCCTGGGTGGTGCTGGGCGTGGTGTTCGTGCTCGGCCTGGTGCTCGGGAGGCGTGGCGCATCGTGGCGGCGGCGCCAGTGGGGCCTGTATGCCGTCGGCGGCTACCTGCTGCTGACCCTCGCCCTGTTCGCGTGGTTCTGGCCCATCTACACCGCGCAGGTGATCCCGCAGCCGCAGTGGTCGGACCGCATGTGGTTCCCCAGCTGGATCTGA
- the rsmI gene encoding 16S rRNA (cytidine(1402)-2'-O)-methyltransferase: MTASTGVLVLAATPIGDPRDAAPRLGQEIASADVVAAEDTRRLKRLCSDLGVAPGGSVVSYHEHNEASRTPELVERLRAGERVVVVTDAGMPSVSDPGYRLVAAAVDAGVHVTCVPGPSAVLMALAVSGLPVDRFCFEGFLSRKGGERSRALEALADERRTMVFFEAPHRIEASLRAMAEAFGSERPAAVCRELTKTYEEVRRGGLAELADWAAEGVKGEITVVVAGAPGRTTSVEEALPGIQERVAAGERLKDVCADVAAQTGLSKKALYDAALAAR; this comes from the coding sequence GTGACCGCCAGCACCGGTGTCCTCGTCCTCGCCGCCACCCCGATAGGGGACCCGCGTGACGCGGCGCCCCGGCTGGGGCAGGAGATCGCCAGCGCTGACGTGGTCGCGGCCGAGGACACCCGCCGCCTCAAGCGCCTGTGTTCCGACCTCGGCGTCGCGCCCGGGGGTTCGGTCGTCAGCTACCACGAGCACAACGAGGCGAGCCGCACCCCGGAGCTGGTCGAGCGCCTGCGGGCCGGCGAGCGGGTGGTCGTCGTGACCGACGCCGGTATGCCGTCGGTGTCGGACCCGGGGTACCGCCTGGTTGCTGCCGCCGTCGACGCCGGCGTCCACGTCACCTGTGTGCCCGGCCCGAGCGCGGTGCTCATGGCGCTCGCGGTCTCCGGCCTGCCGGTCGACCGGTTCTGCTTCGAGGGCTTCCTCTCCCGCAAGGGCGGCGAGCGGTCCCGCGCCCTCGAGGCGCTCGCGGACGAGCGCCGCACCATGGTCTTCTTCGAGGCCCCACACCGCATCGAGGCGTCGTTGCGCGCCATGGCGGAGGCCTTCGGGTCGGAACGGCCGGCAGCGGTGTGCCGCGAGCTGACCAAGACCTACGAGGAGGTCCGGCGCGGAGGCCTCGCCGAGCTGGCCGACTGGGCGGCCGAGGGCGTCAAGGGCGAGATCACGGTCGTGGTCGCCGGGGCGCCCGGGCGTACGACGTCCGTCGAGGAGGCGCTGCCCGGCATACAGGAGCGGGTCGCGGCGGGCGAGCGCCTCAAGGACGTGTGCGCCGACGTGGCGGCGCAGACCGGCCTGTCGAAGAAGGCTCTCTACGACGCGGCCCTCGCCGCCCGGTAG
- a CDS encoding CPBP family intramembrane glutamic endopeptidase: MSSGEATASAAESVPAESLSRRQVLTETWLVLGVSLGASAVWSVLSIIRKVTAEAALNQQTTAMNSSVTPDRPWLDLAYQLAGIGLALVPVLLALHLLRRSDPDAHHAIGADLRRPGQDLLRGLLLTAAVGLPGLALYAGARSLGLNTTVAAANLGEQWWTLPVLVLAAAQNAVLEEVVMVGYLFTRWRQVGWSAPLVVGLSALIRGTYHLYQGFGAFVGNIAMGLLFGWVYTRTRRVGPLVVAHTLLDVVAFVGYTLLRDRLSWL; encoded by the coding sequence ATGAGCTCCGGGGAGGCCACCGCCAGCGCGGCCGAGTCAGTGCCAGCGGAGTCGCTGAGCCGCCGCCAGGTGCTCACGGAGACCTGGCTCGTGCTGGGCGTCAGCCTGGGCGCCTCGGCCGTGTGGTCGGTGCTCAGCATCATCCGCAAGGTGACTGCCGAGGCCGCGCTGAACCAGCAGACCACGGCGATGAACTCGTCGGTCACCCCCGACCGGCCGTGGCTCGACCTGGCCTACCAGCTGGCCGGGATCGGCCTGGCCCTCGTGCCCGTCCTCCTGGCCCTGCACCTGCTGCGCCGGTCCGACCCCGACGCCCACCACGCCATCGGGGCCGACCTGCGCCGGCCCGGCCAGGACCTGCTGCGGGGCCTGCTGCTCACCGCAGCGGTGGGACTGCCCGGCCTGGCCCTCTACGCCGGCGCCCGGTCGCTCGGGCTGAACACCACCGTCGCTGCCGCCAACCTGGGCGAGCAGTGGTGGACCCTGCCGGTCCTCGTGCTGGCCGCCGCCCAGAACGCGGTGCTGGAGGAGGTCGTGATGGTCGGCTACCTCTTCACGCGCTGGCGCCAGGTCGGTTGGTCGGCGCCGCTGGTCGTGGGGCTCTCGGCGCTGATCCGCGGGACCTACCACCTCTACCAAGGCTTCGGCGCCTTCGTGGGCAACATCGCGATGGGGCTGCTGTTCGGCTGGGTCTACACGCGCACCCGCCGGGTCGGCCCCCTGGTGGTGGCGCACACCCTGCTCGACGTGGTCGCCTTCGTCGGCTACACGCTGCTGCGCGACCGCCTCTCCTGGCTCTGA
- a CDS encoding DUF4126 domain-containing protein: MIEALTGMGLSAAAGLNAYIPFLIVALVARFTDLITLPASYAWIESGWAIGIGAVLLLSEVVLDKIPAVDTVNDAVQTFIRPAMGGLMFAATSAAAEIDSSTWMAEHPWVGIVLGVVVSGLVHTGKVAARPVVNMGTGGLGAPVVSTAEDGASVGLSLAALFAPILCLIGLVLLAWALIAGSLRVRRWRRRRGGVPV, translated from the coding sequence GTGATCGAAGCCCTCACGGGAATGGGGCTGTCCGCAGCCGCGGGCCTGAACGCCTACATCCCCTTCCTCATCGTCGCGCTGGTGGCGCGGTTCACCGACCTCATCACCCTGCCGGCCTCCTACGCGTGGATCGAGAGCGGGTGGGCGATCGGCATCGGCGCCGTTCTGCTGCTCAGCGAGGTCGTGCTCGACAAGATTCCCGCGGTCGACACGGTCAACGACGCGGTGCAGACGTTCATCCGCCCGGCCATGGGCGGCCTGATGTTCGCCGCCACCTCGGCGGCGGCCGAGATCGACAGCTCGACCTGGATGGCCGAGCACCCCTGGGTCGGCATCGTGCTCGGCGTGGTGGTTTCCGGGCTCGTGCACACCGGCAAGGTCGCGGCCCGTCCAGTGGTCAACATGGGCACGGGTGGCCTCGGCGCGCCGGTGGTCTCCACCGCCGAGGACGGCGCCTCGGTGGGCCTGAGCCTGGCCGCGCTGTTCGCCCCCATCCTGTGCCTCATCGGCCTGGTCCTGCTGGCCTGGGCCCTCATCGCCGGCAGCCTCAGGGTGCGCCGGTGGCGCAGGCGCCGCGGAGGGGTGCCTGTCTGA
- a CDS encoding RtcB family protein, whose product MERISPRLVSWASVVDAQALEQARRTAELPFVHPHVALMADAHPGLGATVGSVIPTDAAIIPAAVGVDIGCGMIAVLTQFRAPDLAGKPLRALRGAIERAVPLSAGAANRRIVETAAPRVALLEKEAEAIGLDPHRYSDRWREQLGSLGSGNHFIEVSLDEQDRVWAFLHSGSRGVGNKLAQHHIDIARRIMKRDRVDLPDRDLAYLTEGTAEFDAYIQDLHWAQHYALLNREEMMDRVIRQLGEFLREPVVEAERVNCHHNFTERETHSGRAVWVSRKGAIEARKGQLGLIPGSMGTRSYVVEGLGNELSLCSAPHGAGRQFSRTAARRRFSREQLRRAMAGIEYRDTDAFLDEHPQAYKDIDQVMADSADLVRVRHTLRQAVNVKGD is encoded by the coding sequence ATGGAGCGGATCAGCCCCAGGCTCGTCAGCTGGGCCTCGGTGGTCGACGCCCAGGCGCTGGAGCAGGCTCGCCGCACGGCCGAGCTCCCGTTCGTCCACCCGCACGTCGCCCTGATGGCCGACGCCCACCCGGGCCTCGGCGCCACGGTCGGGTCGGTCATCCCGACGGACGCGGCCATCATCCCCGCCGCCGTCGGGGTCGACATCGGCTGCGGGATGATCGCCGTGCTGACGCAGTTCCGGGCCCCTGACCTGGCGGGCAAGCCCCTGCGCGCCCTCCGCGGTGCGATCGAGCGGGCCGTCCCGTTGTCCGCCGGCGCGGCCAACCGGCGCATCGTGGAGACCGCCGCACCGCGGGTCGCCCTGCTGGAGAAGGAGGCCGAGGCGATCGGCCTCGACCCCCACCGCTACTCCGACCGCTGGCGCGAGCAGCTCGGCTCGCTCGGCTCGGGCAACCACTTCATCGAGGTGAGCCTCGACGAGCAGGACCGCGTCTGGGCCTTCCTGCACTCCGGCTCGCGAGGGGTGGGCAACAAGCTCGCCCAGCACCATATCGACATCGCCCGGCGGATCATGAAGCGCGACCGGGTCGACCTGCCCGACCGCGACCTGGCCTACCTCACCGAGGGCACCGCCGAGTTCGACGCCTACATCCAGGACCTGCACTGGGCCCAGCACTACGCCCTGCTCAACCGCGAGGAGATGATGGACCGGGTCATCCGGCAGCTCGGCGAGTTCCTGCGTGAGCCGGTCGTCGAGGCCGAGCGGGTCAACTGCCACCACAACTTCACCGAGCGCGAGACGCACTCGGGCCGCGCCGTCTGGGTCTCCCGCAAGGGCGCCATCGAGGCACGCAAGGGGCAGCTCGGCCTCATCCCGGGCTCCATGGGCACCCGCTCCTACGTCGTCGAGGGACTCGGCAACGAGCTGTCGCTCTGCTCCGCCCCGCACGGCGCCGGCCGGCAGTTCTCCCGCACCGCGGCCCGCCGTCGCTTCAGCCGGGAGCAGCTACGCCGGGCCATGGCCGGCATCGAGTACCGCGACACCGACGCCTTCCTCGACGAGCACCCGCAGGCGTACAAGGACATCGACCAGGTCATGGCCGACTCGGCCGACCTCGTCCGCGTGCGGCACACGCTGCGCCAGGCGGTCAACGTGAAGGGCGACTGA